In a genomic window of Octopus sinensis linkage group LG16, ASM634580v1, whole genome shotgun sequence:
- the LOC115220458 gene encoding uncharacterized protein LOC115220458 isoform X34 codes for MRIYLSVYIVVILSASVWGQVKNGHLIDKQDPDTMLLGNRNDEHHLYVDKRDPDPMFIDKRDPDPFFVGKRDPDPFFVGKRDLDPFFVGKRDQDPFFVGKRGRDHLFVGRRVPDPFFVGKKDPDTSFVGKRDPDPIFVGKRDPNTLYIRKRNPDPFSVGKRDPDPFFVGKRDPDPFFVGKRHSEPFFLGKRDSDPLFVGKRDPDPFFVGKRDSDPFFVGKRNPDPMFVGKRDDDPLFVGKRDDDPLFVGKRGYINQLPTHDYLDQDISNKPGDPIYDDNVIYTGKPFHGEPLFGGKQYPDHTFLNKPDDPIIISKRVHYDSVSAGKRQNDHPLFPRKRNSRSVYTNIHEPDLIFRSLRNNDTFLTGKQKPASFPSAFVAPFSRETVFGRKREQDPMFVGKREENPMFVGKREDDPVFVGKREDPMFVGKRGKEPMFVGKRDEDPMFVGKREKEPMIVGKREDPMFIGKRGKEPMFVGKRNPRFVGKRDDPMFVGKREKNPMFVRKREDPMFIGRREEDPVFVGKREEDPVFVGKRGVDPMFVGKRGEDPMFVGKRESHMFVGKREKEPMFVGKREDPMFVGKRRDPMFVGKREDPMFVGKREDPMFVGKREDPMFVGKREDPMFIGKREDPMFVGKREEPMFVGKREDPMFIGKREDPMFVGKREEPMFIGKREDPMFVGKREDPMFIGKKEDPMFVGKREDPMFVGKREDPMFIGKKEDPMFVGKREDPMFVGKREDPMFVGKREDPMFIGKKEDPMFVGKREDPMFVGKKEDPMFVGKRDPMFVGKREDPMFVGKREDPMFVGKREDPMFVGKREDPMFVGKREDPMFIGKREDPMFVGKREDPMFIGKREEPMFVGKREDPMFIGKRQEPMFVGKREDPMFVGKREEPMFVGKREDPMFVGKREDPMFVGKREDPMFVGKREDPMFIGKREDPMFVGKREDPMFIGKREEPMFVGKREDPMFVGKREDPMFIGKREDPMFVGKREDPMFIGKREEPMFVGKRENPMFVGKRDDPLFDGKREDPMFVGKRENPMFVGKREKNPLFVGKREHITELLSKGGFSGTHSGNRPYQYVIGKSKYNPGLVRKRKLRLMNLVTHNKNSLKVDHQVSKDKRELESVTRNKPIFRRNEESSADKISRSRSNFLLGIKRYPGPSFVSKTIKYPQSRYTLLSDKRDEDPLFVGKRIVGRNYLTANRKFAAKRRQKFKRTAAKPSNTISLHKRNFSHTMLVKRYLGIQDPSSPVIELPNAHNPSNSVKPSKKLSKKNLHMPLNVLYTLPMKSDSINNFKDTNRTDYGEQNSLGLSKTDLTSKVISRRSSSQPSSHKFKEGKINAVRVNKGKIENPYEKHADTLSHSGDAIENSQRLMSSTAKEDNHGDKTDLRDVEIPVR; via the exons ATAAACAGGATCCGGACACAATGTTGTTAGGTAATCGGAACGACGAACATCATTTATATGTTGATAAACGAGATCCAGACCCCATGTTTATAGATAAAAGGGATCCAGATCCTTTTTTTGTAGGAAAACGGGACCCAGATCCATTTTTTGTGGGAAAACGGGACCTAGATCCATTTTTTGTGGGGAAAAGGGATCAAGATCCTTTTTTTGTAGGAAAACGGGGTCGGGACCACCTTTTTGTTGGTAGACGGGTTCCAGATCCATTCTTTGTAGGTAAAAAGGATCCAGACACTTCATTTGTCGGTAAACGGGATCCAGACCCCATCTTCGTTGGTAAAAGGGATCCAAACACTTTATATATAAGGAAGAGAAATCCTGACCCTTTTTCTGTAGGTAAAAGAGACCCAGACCCTTTCTTTGTTGGTAAACGAGACCCAGATCCGTTTTTTGTAGGTAAACGACATTCAGAACCCTTTTTTCTAGGCAAACGAGATTCAGACCCCCTTTTTGTAGGTAAACGAGATCCAGACCCCTTTTTTGTTGGTAAACGAGATTCAGATCCCTTTTTTGTTGGTAAACGAAATCCAGATCCCATGTTTGTAG GCAAACGAGATGATGATCCTCTTTTTGTAGGCAAACGAGATGATGACCCCTTATTTGTAGGAAAAAGAGGTTATATTAATCAGTTACCTACACATGATTATCTTGACCAGGACATATCAAACAAGCCAGGCGATCCCATATACGAtgataatgtaatatatacaggCAAACCATTCCATGGTGAGCCCTTATTTGGAGGAAAACAATATCCGGATCACACGTTTTTAAACAAACCAGATGATCCCATTATTATAAGCAAACGAGTTCATTATGATTCTGTATCGGCAGGCAAACGACAAAACGATCATCCCTTATTTCCCAGAAAGCGAAATTCAAGATCTGTATACACTAATATACATGAACCGGATCTAATATTTCGTTCTTTACGAAATAACGATACGTTTTTAACGGGAAAACAAAAGCCGGCGTCATTTCCCTCAGCTTTCGTTGCACCATTTTCCAGGGAGACTGTATTTGGTCGTAAAAGAGAGCAGGATCCAATGTTTGTCGGTAAACGTGAGGAAAATCCCATGTTTGTTGGAAAACGAGAGGATGATCCTGTGTTTGTCGGTAAACGAGAAGATCCTATGTTTGTCGGGAAACGGGGGAAAGAACCTATGTTTGTTGGTAAACGTGATGAAGATCCAATGTTTGttggtaaaagagagaaagagcctATGATTGTTGGTAAACGTGAAGATCCAATGTTTATCGGTAAACGGGGGAAAGAGCCTATGTTTGTCGGTAAAAGAAATCCTAGGTTTGTAGGTAAACGAGACGATCCAATGTTTGTGGGTAAACGAGAGAAGAACCCTATGTTTGTCAGGAAACGAGAAGATCCTATGTTTATCGGTAGACGAGAGGAGGATCCAGTGTTTGTCGGTAAACGAGAGGAAGATCCTGTATTCGTTGGCAAACGAGGGGTGGATCCTATGTTCGTGGGTAAACGAGGGGAAGATCCCATGTTTGTCGGTAAAAGAGAAAGTCATATGTTTGTTGGTAAACGAGAGAAAGAGCCTATGTTTGTTGGTAAACGAGAAGATCCGATGTTTGTCGGTAAAAGAAGAGATCCCATGTTTGTTGGTAAGAGAGAAGATCCGATGTTTGTCGGTAAAAGAGAAGATCCTATGTTTGTTGGTAAAAGAGAAGATCCTATGTTTGTCGGTAAAAGAGAAGATCCTAT GTTCATCGGTAAAAGAGAAGACCCCATGTTTGTCGGTAAAAGAGAAGAGCCTATGTTTGTTG GTAAAAGAGAAGATCCCATGTTTATAGGTAAAAGAGAAGATCCTATGTTTGTAGGTAAAAGAGAGGAACCTATGTTCATCGGTAAAAGAGAAGACCCCAT GTTTGTCGGTAAAAGAGAAGATCCTATGTTCATCGGTAAAAAAGAAGATCCCATGTTTGTCGGTAAAAGAGAGGATCCCATGTTTGTGGGTAAAAGAGAAGATCCCATGTTCATCGGTAAAAAAGAAGATCCTATGTTCGTTGGTAAAAGAGAAGATCCCATGTTTGTTGGTAAAAGAGAAGATCCCATGTTTGTTGGTAAAAGAGAAGATCCTATGTTTATCGGTAAAAAAGAAGATCCTATGTTCGTTG GTAAAAGAGAAGATCCCATGTTTGTCGGTAAAAAAGAAGATCCTATGTTCGTTGGTAAAAGAGATCCTATGTTTGTCGGTAAAAGAGAAGATCCTATGTTCGTTG GTAAAAGAGAAGATCCCATGTTTGTCGGTAAAAGAGAAGATCCCATGTTTGTCGGTAAAAGAGAAGATCCCATGTTTGTCGGTAAAAGAGAAGATCCAATGTTTATAGGTAAAAGAGAAGATCCTATGTTTGTTGGTAAAAGAGAAGATCCCATGTTCATCGGTAAAAGAGAAGAGCCTATGTTTGTCG GTAAAAGAGAAGATCCTATGTTCATCGGTAAAAGACAAGAACCTATGTTTGTCGGTAAAAGAGAAGATCCCATGTTTGTTGGTAAAAGAGAAGAGCCTATGTTTGTTGGTAAAAGAGAAGATCCCATGTTTGTTGGTAAAAGAGAAGATCCCATGTTTGTCGGTAAAAGAGAAGATCCTATGTTTGTAGGTAAAAGAGAGGATCCTATGTTCATCGGTAAAAGAGAAGACCCCATGTTTGTCG GTAAAAGAGAAGATCCCATGTTCATCGGTAAAAGAGAAGAGCCTATGTTTGTCGGTAAAAGAGAAGATCCCATGTTTGTTGGTAAAAGAGAAGATCCCATGTTCATCGGTAAAAGAGAAGATCCCATGTTTGTCGGTAAAAGAGAAGATCCCATGTTTATAGGTAAAAGAGAAGAGCCTATGTTTGTCGGTAAAAGAGAAAATCCTATGTTTGTTGGTAAAAGAGATGATCCCTTGTTTGACGGTAAAAGAGAAGATCCTATGTTTGTGGGTAAAAGAGAAAACCCTATGTTTGTTG GTAAACGAGAGAAAAATCCTTTGTTCGTTGGCAAACGTGAGCACATCACAGAATTACTCAGTAAAGGAGGGTTTAGTGGGACCCATTCTGGAAATAGACCTTACCAATATGTTATAGGTAAGTCAAAGTACAATCCTGGTCTTGTAAGAAAACGAAAATTGCGCCTTATGAATTTAGTTACACACAACAAAAATTCTCTAAAAGTCGATCATCAAGTATCTAAGGACAAACGGGAGTTAGAATCTGTAACTAGAAATAAACCTATttttagaagaaatgaagaatcTTCTGCAGATAAAATTTCGCGTTCGCGGTCAAATTTTTTACTTGGGATTAAGCGATATCCAGGGCCTTCTTTTGTAAGTAAAACAATTAAATATCCCCAGAGTCGATATACCTTGTTATCAGATAAACGAGATGAGGATCCCTTATTTGTTGGTAAACGAATTGTAGGTAGAAATTACTTAACTGCTAATCGTAAGTTTGCTGCTAAAAGGCGCCAAAAGTTTAAACGTACGGCAGCAAAACCTTCTAATACGATTTCTCTACATAAACGGAACTTCAGCCATACAATGTTAGTAAAACGGTATTTAGGAATTCAAGATCCATCGTCCCCAGTCATAGAGTTACCAAATGCCCATAATCCCTCAAATTCAGTTAAGCCCTCTAAGAAATTAtctaaaaaaaatcttcatatgccgttaaatgttttatatactttACCGATGAAAAGTGATAGCATTAATAATTTTAAAGACACAAATAGAACTGATTATGGAGAACAGAATTCACTAGGGTTGAGTAAAACCGATCTCACATCCAAAGTGATATCGCGAAGATCTTCGTCACAACCCTCTTCACATAAgttcaaagaaggaaaaattaACGCTGTACGTGTTAATAAAGGAAAAATCGAGAACCCGTACGAAAAACATGCTGACACATTGTCACATTCTGGTGATGCCATTGAGAATTCTCAAAGATTAATGAGTTCAACAGCGAAAGAAGACAATCATGGTGATAAAACTGATCTGAGAGACGTTGAAATTCCAGTGCGATGA
- the LOC115220458 gene encoding protein PRQFV-amide-like isoform X8 translates to MRIYLSVYIVVILSASVWGQVKNGHLIDKQDPDTMLLGNRNDEHHLYVDKRDPDPMFIDKRDPDPFFVGKRDPDPFFVGKRDQDPFFVGKRGRDHLFVGRRVPDPFFVGKKDPDTSFVGKRDPDPIFVGKRDPNTLYIRKRNPDPFSVGKRDPDPFFVGKRDPDPFFVGKRHSEPFFLGKRDSDPLFVGKRDPDPFFVGKRDSDPFFVGKRNPDPMFVGKRDEDPMFVGKRSEYPLSVENSLHRLFVNKRRTEENPLLASIQVPLFRRKQNYHDQKLETPLFVGKRDDDPLFVGKRDDDPLFVGKRGYINQLPTHDYLDQDISNKPGDPIYDDNVIYTGKPFHGEPLFGGKQYPDHTFLNKPDDPIIISKRVHYDSVSAGKRQNDHPLFPRKRNSRSVYTNIHEPDLIFRSLRNNDTFLTGKQKPASFPSAFVAPFSRETVFGRKREQDPMFVGKREENPMFVGKREDDPVFVGKREDPMFVGKRGKEPMFVGKRDEDPMFVGKREKEPMIVGKREDPMFIGKRGKEPMFVGKRNPRFVGKRDDPMFVGKREKNPMFVRKREDPMFIGRREEDPVFVGKREEDPVFVGKRGVDPMFVGKRGEDPMFVGKRESHMFVGKREKEPMFVGKREDPMFVGKRRDPMFVGKREDPMFVGKREDPMFVGKREDPMFVGKREDPMFIGKREDPMFVGKREEPMFVGKREDPMFIGKREDPMFVGKREEPMFIGKREDPMFVGKREDPMFIGKKEDPMFVGKREDPMFVGKREDPMFIGKKEDPMFVGKREDPMFVGKREDPMFVGKREDPMFIGKKEDPMFVGKREDPMFVGKKEDPMFVGKRDPMFVGKREDPMFVGKREDPMFVGKREDPMFVGKREDPMFVGKREDPMFIGKREDPMFVGKREDPMFIGKREEPMFVGKREDPMFIGKRQEPMFVGKREDPMFVGKREEPMFVGKREDPMFVGKREDPMFVGKREDPMFVGKREDPMFIGKREDPMFVGKREDPMFIGKREEPMFVGKREDPMFVGKREDPMFIGKREDPMFVGKREDPMFIGKREEPMFVGKRENPMFVGKRDDPLFDGKREDPMFVGKRENPMFVGKREKNPLFVGKREHITELLSKGGFSGTHSGNRPYQYVIGKSKYNPGLVRKRKLRLMNLVTHNKNSLKVDHQVSKDKRELESVTRNKPIFRRNEESSADKISRSRSNFLLGIKRYPGPSFVSKTIKYPQSRYTLLSDKRDEDPLFVGKRIVGRNYLTANRKFAAKRRQKFKRTAAKPSNTISLHKRNFSHTMLVKRYLGIQDPSSPVIELPNAHNPSNSVKPSKKLSKKNLHMPLNVLYTLPMKSDSINNFKDTNRTDYGEQNSLGLSKTDLTSKVISRRSSSQPSSHKFKEGKINAVRVNKGKIENPYEKHADTLSHSGDAIENSQRLMSSTAKEDNHGDKTDLRDVEIPVR, encoded by the exons ATAAACAGGATCCGGACACAATGTTGTTAGGTAATCGGAACGACGAACATCATTTATATGTTGATAAACGAGATCCAGACCCCATGTTTATAGATAAAAGGGATCCAGATCCTTTTTTTGTAGGAAAACGGGACCCAGATCCATTTTTTGTGGGA AAAAGGGATCAAGATCCTTTTTTTGTAGGAAAACGGGGTCGGGACCACCTTTTTGTTGGTAGACGGGTTCCAGATCCATTCTTTGTAGGTAAAAAGGATCCAGACACTTCATTTGTCGGTAAACGGGATCCAGACCCCATCTTCGTTGGTAAAAGGGATCCAAACACTTTATATATAAGGAAGAGAAATCCTGACCCTTTTTCTGTAGGTAAAAGAGACCCAGACCCTTTCTTTGTTGGTAAACGAGACCCAGATCCGTTTTTTGTAGGTAAACGACATTCAGAACCCTTTTTTCTAGGCAAACGAGATTCAGACCCCCTTTTTGTAGGTAAACGAGATCCAGACCCCTTTTTTGTTGGTAAACGAGATTCAGATCCCTTTTTTGTTGGTAAACGAAATCCAGATCCCATGTTTGTAGGTAAAAGGGACGAAGATCCCATGTTTGTAGGCAAAAGGAGTGAATACCCTCTCTCCGTTGAGAATTCACTCCATCGGTTATTTGTAAACAAACGACGTACGGAGGAAAATCCCTTGTTAGCAAGTATACAAGTTCCATTATTTAGAAGAAAACAGAATTATCATGACCAAAAGCTAGAAACTCCTTTATTTGTAGGCAAACGAGATGATGATCCTCTTTTTGTAGGCAAACGAGATGATGACCCCTTATTTGTAGGAAAAAGAGGTTATATTAATCAGTTACCTACACATGATTATCTTGACCAGGACATATCAAACAAGCCAGGCGATCCCATATACGAtgataatgtaatatatacaggCAAACCATTCCATGGTGAGCCCTTATTTGGAGGAAAACAATATCCGGATCACACGTTTTTAAACAAACCAGATGATCCCATTATTATAAGCAAACGAGTTCATTATGATTCTGTATCGGCAGGCAAACGACAAAACGATCATCCCTTATTTCCCAGAAAGCGAAATTCAAGATCTGTATACACTAATATACATGAACCGGATCTAATATTTCGTTCTTTACGAAATAACGATACGTTTTTAACGGGAAAACAAAAGCCGGCGTCATTTCCCTCAGCTTTCGTTGCACCATTTTCCAGGGAGACTGTATTTGGTCGTAAAAGAGAGCAGGATCCAATGTTTGTCGGTAAACGTGAGGAAAATCCCATGTTTGTTGGAAAACGAGAGGATGATCCTGTGTTTGTCGGTAAACGAGAAGATCCTATGTTTGTCGGGAAACGGGGGAAAGAACCTATGTTTGTTGGTAAACGTGATGAAGATCCAATGTTTGttggtaaaagagagaaagagcctATGATTGTTGGTAAACGTGAAGATCCAATGTTTATCGGTAAACGGGGGAAAGAGCCTATGTTTGTCGGTAAAAGAAATCCTAGGTTTGTAGGTAAACGAGACGATCCAATGTTTGTGGGTAAACGAGAGAAGAACCCTATGTTTGTCAGGAAACGAGAAGATCCTATGTTTATCGGTAGACGAGAGGAGGATCCAGTGTTTGTCGGTAAACGAGAGGAAGATCCTGTATTCGTTGGCAAACGAGGGGTGGATCCTATGTTCGTGGGTAAACGAGGGGAAGATCCCATGTTTGTCGGTAAAAGAGAAAGTCATATGTTTGTTGGTAAACGAGAGAAAGAGCCTATGTTTGTTGGTAAACGAGAAGATCCGATGTTTGTCGGTAAAAGAAGAGATCCCATGTTTGTTGGTAAGAGAGAAGATCCGATGTTTGTCGGTAAAAGAGAAGATCCTATGTTTGTTGGTAAAAGAGAAGATCCTATGTTTGTCGGTAAAAGAGAAGATCCTAT GTTCATCGGTAAAAGAGAAGACCCCATGTTTGTCGGTAAAAGAGAAGAGCCTATGTTTGTTG GTAAAAGAGAAGATCCCATGTTTATAGGTAAAAGAGAAGATCCTATGTTTGTAGGTAAAAGAGAGGAACCTATGTTCATCGGTAAAAGAGAAGACCCCAT GTTTGTCGGTAAAAGAGAAGATCCTATGTTCATCGGTAAAAAAGAAGATCCCATGTTTGTCGGTAAAAGAGAGGATCCCATGTTTGTGGGTAAAAGAGAAGATCCCATGTTCATCGGTAAAAAAGAAGATCCTATGTTCGTTGGTAAAAGAGAAGATCCCATGTTTGTTGGTAAAAGAGAAGATCCCATGTTTGTTGGTAAAAGAGAAGATCCTATGTTTATCGGTAAAAAAGAAGATCCTATGTTCGTTG GTAAAAGAGAAGATCCCATGTTTGTCGGTAAAAAAGAAGATCCTATGTTCGTTGGTAAAAGAGATCCTATGTTTGTCGGTAAAAGAGAAGATCCTATGTTCGTTG GTAAAAGAGAAGATCCCATGTTTGTCGGTAAAAGAGAAGATCCCATGTTTGTCGGTAAAAGAGAAGATCCCATGTTTGTCGGTAAAAGAGAAGATCCAATGTTTATAGGTAAAAGAGAAGATCCTATGTTTGTTGGTAAAAGAGAAGATCCCATGTTCATCGGTAAAAGAGAAGAGCCTATGTTTGTCG GTAAAAGAGAAGATCCTATGTTCATCGGTAAAAGACAAGAACCTATGTTTGTCGGTAAAAGAGAAGATCCCATGTTTGTTGGTAAAAGAGAAGAGCCTATGTTTGTTGGTAAAAGAGAAGATCCCATGTTTGTTGGTAAAAGAGAAGATCCCATGTTTGTCGGTAAAAGAGAAGATCCTATGTTTGTAGGTAAAAGAGAGGATCCTATGTTCATCGGTAAAAGAGAAGACCCCATGTTTGTCG GTAAAAGAGAAGATCCCATGTTCATCGGTAAAAGAGAAGAGCCTATGTTTGTCGGTAAAAGAGAAGATCCCATGTTTGTTGGTAAAAGAGAAGATCCCATGTTCATCGGTAAAAGAGAAGATCCCATGTTTGTCGGTAAAAGAGAAGATCCCATGTTTATAGGTAAAAGAGAAGAGCCTATGTTTGTCGGTAAAAGAGAAAATCCTATGTTTGTTGGTAAAAGAGATGATCCCTTGTTTGACGGTAAAAGAGAAGATCCTATGTTTGTGGGTAAAAGAGAAAACCCTATGTTTGTTG GTAAACGAGAGAAAAATCCTTTGTTCGTTGGCAAACGTGAGCACATCACAGAATTACTCAGTAAAGGAGGGTTTAGTGGGACCCATTCTGGAAATAGACCTTACCAATATGTTATAGGTAAGTCAAAGTACAATCCTGGTCTTGTAAGAAAACGAAAATTGCGCCTTATGAATTTAGTTACACACAACAAAAATTCTCTAAAAGTCGATCATCAAGTATCTAAGGACAAACGGGAGTTAGAATCTGTAACTAGAAATAAACCTATttttagaagaaatgaagaatcTTCTGCAGATAAAATTTCGCGTTCGCGGTCAAATTTTTTACTTGGGATTAAGCGATATCCAGGGCCTTCTTTTGTAAGTAAAACAATTAAATATCCCCAGAGTCGATATACCTTGTTATCAGATAAACGAGATGAGGATCCCTTATTTGTTGGTAAACGAATTGTAGGTAGAAATTACTTAACTGCTAATCGTAAGTTTGCTGCTAAAAGGCGCCAAAAGTTTAAACGTACGGCAGCAAAACCTTCTAATACGATTTCTCTACATAAACGGAACTTCAGCCATACAATGTTAGTAAAACGGTATTTAGGAATTCAAGATCCATCGTCCCCAGTCATAGAGTTACCAAATGCCCATAATCCCTCAAATTCAGTTAAGCCCTCTAAGAAATTAtctaaaaaaaatcttcatatgccgttaaatgttttatatactttACCGATGAAAAGTGATAGCATTAATAATTTTAAAGACACAAATAGAACTGATTATGGAGAACAGAATTCACTAGGGTTGAGTAAAACCGATCTCACATCCAAAGTGATATCGCGAAGATCTTCGTCACAACCCTCTTCACATAAgttcaaagaaggaaaaattaACGCTGTACGTGTTAATAAAGGAAAAATCGAGAACCCGTACGAAAAACATGCTGACACATTGTCACATTCTGGTGATGCCATTGAGAATTCTCAAAGATTAATGAGTTCAACAGCGAAAGAAGACAATCATGGTGATAAAACTGATCTGAGAGACGTTGAAATTCCAGTGCGATGA